The sequence CTCAGCTTCGAGGGCTGGTGCTATCATCACACGATCCCCGACCTGACCGACCTGGCGAAGGCGTTCCCGGATACGACGATCATCCTGAACCATTTCGGCGGGCCGCTCGGCATCGGCCCCTATGCGGGCAAACAGGACGAAATATTCAAGACATGGCGCAAGGACATCACGGACCTTTCGAAATGCCCGAACGTGGTCGCGAAGCTGGGCGGGCTGAACATGGAAATGAACGGATTCGGCTGGCAGCACCGGCTGCTGCCGCCAACCAGCGATGAACTGGTCGCGGCGTACCGGCGCTATTTCGAACACGTCATCGACAGGTTCGGCCCTGACCGCTGCATGTTCGAATCGAACTTCCCGGTGGATATGGTGAGTTGCAGCTACACCGTGCTCTGGAACGCCAACAAGAAGATGGCGAAGGGCGCGTCCGCGAAGGAGAAGGCGGCGCTGTTCCACGATACGGCAACGCGCATCTACAAACTCTGACGCGGCATACGAACCTTTAGGGAGAACCACCATGGCACGCAATACCCCCTGGCTGAACCAGGTGCAGGAAAAGACCATCGACCCCGGCATGCCGATCTGCGATCCGCATCACCATCTGTGGGAATTCAAGCATGAACGGGTCGCCGACCGTTACCTGATGAACGAAATTCTGGAAGACCTGAACAGCGGCCACAACATCGTGTCCACCGTGTTCATCGAAGCCCACGCGATGCACCGGAAAGGCGGCCCGGCGCATCTGCGGGTCGTCGGCGAGACCGAATTCGTCAACGGCATTTCGGCGATGAGCGCTTCCGGCCTGTATGGCGACACAAAAATCGCCGCAGGAATCGTCGGCACCGTCGACCTGACCCTCGGCGCGAAAAAGGCCGCGGAGACGCTGGACGCGCATATCGTGGCCGGCGGGGGACCGAAGGGCCGTTTCCGGGGCATTCGCCAGATTGCAACCTGGGACCCGCATCCCGACGTCTACAACGGCCGCGCCAATCCGCAGCCGGGCATGTATCTCGACCCGAAATTCCGGGAAGGCTTCGCCGAACTGGCGCCGCGGAACCTCACCTTCGATGCCTGGTGCTACTTCCACCAGATCCCCGACGTCACGGACCTGGCGAAGGCGTTTCCGGACACCAAAATCGTCCTCAACCATTTCGGCGGCCCGGTCATGACCGGCCATTATGCCGACAGGAAGGATGAAGTCTTCAAGCAGTGGCGCAAGAACATGACCGCGTTGTCGAAGTGCCCGAATGTCTACGCCAAGCTTGGCGGGCTGAACATGCATTATATCGGTTTTGGCTGGGAATTCCGGCCGCTGCCGCCGACCAGCGACGAACTGGTGAAGGCCTACAGGCGCTATTTCGGCCACACAATCGAGAAATTCGGACCGGATCGCTGCATGTTCGAATCCAACTTCCCGGTCGACATGATCAGTTGCAGCTACAACGTGCTGTGGAACGCCAACAAGAAAATGGTGAAGGGCGCATCGGCCGGCGAGAAGGCGGCGATGTTCCACGACACGGCGACAAAGTTCTACCGCCTGGACGCCTGATCAAAACCAGTGCAGGCGGCGCAGCAGCAGCAGTTCGCCGGCCACCACGGCGACCAGTATCAGCGTCACGGTCGCAAAGGCCCAGGGCGACTCCGCGCCGGGGATCCCCGCGACATTGATGCCCAGCAGGCCCGTGATCACCGTCAGCGGCAGGAAAATACCGGCGACGACGGAAACGACAAACATGTTCCTGTTCATCTTTTCGTTCAGGTTGCTGCTCATTTCGTCCTGGACGAAGGTCGCCTTCTCCCGCGCGATATCGAGATCTTCCAGATAGCGGATCAGGCGGTCGGCGACGCCGCGCAGCAATTGCCGGTCGACCGGAGTCAGCCAGTCGACCGGTTCTCCCGTCAGCGCCGCCATGGCGTCGCGCTGCGGTGCGATATACCGGCGCAACCCGATTGATTCGCGCCGCAAATTGCGCAGGCTGGCGCGCAGGTCGTCCGGTTCCTCGGACAGCAGGTCCACCTCCAGCTGGTCGACCTGGTCGTTCAGGTCGTTGATGACCTGGCTCATGCGTTCGGTCAGCCGGTCGGTGATGGCGACGAGAAACTCGGAAGTCGTACGCGGCCCGACGCCGACTTCGAGATTTTCCTCGACATCCCGAACCGCCTTCAGGTTGCGGCGGCGAACGGTGATCACGCGGTCCGCTTCCGCCCAGATCCGGATCGACACCATGTCCGACGGATCGGCGCCCGGGTTGAGATTTACCCCGCGCAGGTTCAACAGCACGCCCCCCTCATAGGAAAGACAACGGGGCCGCGATTCCTCCGCCAGCAGCCCCTGGGTCGCGACATCCGAGAGACCGGATACATCGCGGAGCCAGCGATGGACCGCCGGATAATTCCGGTCGAGTTGCACCCAGAAACAGGGCGCTTTCAGCTCGCCGCGCAGATAGGCGCCCGCATCCACAAGTTTCGCCCGGCCCGTGCCATCCAGCGCGCGGACGGAAATCCATTCCATCCTGTCGGCGCCGCCTGTAACGGAATCGTCGAATTCAGGCGCTTCGTATACAGGCTCTTCCGATTCGCTCTCGCTCATATTCCCCCCAAGAGGCATGGCCGCACGATTAGCGGAATGCGGCGTATTGCTTCAGGTGATGGTTCTGGTCGCCGAACATCGTGTCGATCATGGTCAGGCGCTTGAAATAATGACCGATGTTCAACTCGTCAGTCATGCCCATGCCGCCATGCAGTTGCACCGATTGCTGGCCGACGAACCGGGCGCTCTTGCCGATCTGCACCTTGGCGGCCGACGCCGTCTTCGCGCGCAGTTCCGGATCCGGGTCGGACAGCCGCATCGTCGCGACGTAACTCATCGAGCGCGATTCCTCGCAGGCGATGAACATGTCGGCCATGCGGTGCTGGATGACCTGGAACTTGCCGATCGGCTGGCCGAACTGCTGGCGCGTCTTCAGGTATTCGTTGGTCGACGCCAGCAGGACGTCCATGCAGCCGACCGCTTCCGCCGCCAGCGCGGCTATCGCCTGTTCCGCAACCCCTTCAATCAGCACAAGACCATTGTCGACCTCGCCCAGAATCGCGTCCGCGCCGACCCGCACCCTGTCGAACGCCAGTTCCGAGGCACGCAGCCCGTCGACGGTCGGATAATCCCGGCGCGTCAGGCCCGGTGTATTGTTCGGCACGAGAAACAGCGTGATGCCGTCGCGGTCGCGCGAGGCGCCGGCGGTTCGCGCCGATACGACGATCCAGTCGGCGCTGGCCGCGTGGCAGACGACGCCCTTGGCGCCAGTCAGCACGTAGCCTTCCCCGTCCCGCACCGCGGTGGTTTCCACGTCAAACAGGTCATAGCGCGCCTGCCGTTCCACATAGGCGAAAGCCAGCATGGTTTCACCGGCCGCCAGTTTCGGCAGAATGTCATGGCGGCGCGCGGCATCGCCGGCGCGGAGCACAAGGTTGCCGCCAAGTATTACGGTCGAGAAATATGGCTCAACGATCAGACCCCGGCCGATGCCTTCCATCAGCACCATGGCCTCGACGGGACCGCCGCCGATGCCGCCATATTCCTCCGGCAGGGTCGCGCCGAGCCAGCCCAGCTCCGCCATCGTCGCCCAGTTCCGCCGGCTGAACCCGTCCTCGGACACCGTCAGTTTCTGGCGCTTTTCCAGCGGGTATTCCTCGCGCACGAAGCGTTCGACGCTGTCCTTGAGCAGTTGCTGTTCTTCGCTGAGGTCAAAATCCATGCTGTCCCGCCATGTCCTGTCCGCAATCCTGATGTGCCCTAAAGGCCCAATACCAGCTTGGCGATGATATTGCGCTGTATCTCGTTTGTGCCGCCATAGATCGTCGTCTTGCGCTTGTTGAAATAGGCCGCCGCAAGGGGCGCCGCATCCGCCGGACCGACCGGGTCCTCGTTCCAGCCGTATTCCAGCGCATCGGGCAGCCAGGGCTGCGCGTAATAGCCCATTGCCTGCATCAGGAGTTCCGAAATCCGCTGCTGGATTTCCGTGCCGCGCAGCTTCAGCAGGCTGGATTCGGCGCCGGGCGGGTTGCCGGCGGCGACCTGCATCAGGTAGCGCAGGTCGGTATATTCCAGCGCCTGCAGTTCGATTTCGACTTCCGCGATCCTTGCCCGGAAATCCGGATC is a genomic window of Alphaproteobacteria bacterium containing:
- a CDS encoding acyl-CoA dehydrogenase family protein, which produces MDFDLSEEQQLLKDSVERFVREEYPLEKRQKLTVSEDGFSRRNWATMAELGWLGATLPEEYGGIGGGPVEAMVLMEGIGRGLIVEPYFSTVILGGNLVLRAGDAARRHDILPKLAAGETMLAFAYVERQARYDLFDVETTAVRDGEGYVLTGAKGVVCHAASADWIVVSARTAGASRDRDGITLFLVPNNTPGLTRRDYPTVDGLRASELAFDRVRVGADAILGEVDNGLVLIEGVAEQAIAALAAEAVGCMDVLLASTNEYLKTRQQFGQPIGKFQVIQHRMADMFIACEESRSMSYVATMRLSDPDPELRAKTASAAKVQIGKSARFVGQQSVQLHGGMGMTDELNIGHYFKRLTMIDTMFGDQNHHLKQYAAFR
- a CDS encoding zinc transporter ZntB, with amino-acid sequence MSESESEEPVYEAPEFDDSVTGGADRMEWISVRALDGTGRAKLVDAGAYLRGELKAPCFWVQLDRNYPAVHRWLRDVSGLSDVATQGLLAEESRPRCLSYEGGVLLNLRGVNLNPGADPSDMVSIRIWAEADRVITVRRRNLKAVRDVEENLEVGVGPRTTSEFLVAITDRLTERMSQVINDLNDQVDQLEVDLLSEEPDDLRASLRNLRRESIGLRRYIAPQRDAMAALTGEPVDWLTPVDRQLLRGVADRLIRYLEDLDIAREKATFVQDEMSSNLNEKMNRNMFVVSVVAGIFLPLTVITGLLGINVAGIPGAESPWAFATVTLILVAVVAGELLLLRRLHWF
- a CDS encoding amidohydrolase family protein, with translation MARNTPWLNQVQEKTIDPGMPICDPHHHLWEFKHERVADRYLMNEILEDLNSGHNIVSTVFIEAHAMHRKGGPAHLRVVGETEFVNGISAMSASGLYGDTKIAAGIVGTVDLTLGAKKAAETLDAHIVAGGGPKGRFRGIRQIATWDPHPDVYNGRANPQPGMYLDPKFREGFAELAPRNLTFDAWCYFHQIPDVTDLAKAFPDTKIVLNHFGGPVMTGHYADRKDEVFKQWRKNMTALSKCPNVYAKLGGLNMHYIGFGWEFRPLPPTSDELVKAYRRYFGHTIEKFGPDRCMFESNFPVDMISCSYNVLWNANKKMVKGASAGEKAAMFHDTATKFYRLDA